The proteins below come from a single Mycosarcoma maydis chromosome 19, whole genome shotgun sequence genomic window:
- a CDS encoding uncharacterized protein (related to SAF1 - protein involved in proteasome-dependent degradation), which translates to MSVQNPLELPLPVVVDTLLPMLSDRDLASLRCVSKHAKLLVEDEVLWKRKVLADFTFPAYATARMGGWYRLYTGLSNPDIYVWGQDSNGRLGITRHERSQQMRAHLTNISAGIPYPIKLTSMSASRLGASEGQEQPAGAVVEIIAGGWSFHARTSTGQVWAWGTMNGEVSATSIDTLCHPGKVVSTPQPIKNLPPIRSLSGGRHHAVALSHDNRLLEWSAWGTIWEHVGFPAHLIAPPNSKTSITSQNDIVPITNVKQLEAGWYFSAILTQTGEIWLWRTNWSQAVFRGYQTAEEPASPSAPGGAHTKTWRLDITPVRLPPIVLDAEQQEREHLANKVVQIAAGEDFIVALTQAGTLHRLDMSHYRTREEDGLVNQQLFDHLHREHRDGVETHAQSGRLLDLTSRFHVFLESRAKWERLAAFEDPQGLPGFDSAWLKDGRGAQGSVGGISHISAQFRTFVVFHTVKPAKRPQWRDGQPAVLETDQDAQTLVLLGSSMSASPELIPQLQARGVIKVTMGDYHYGALTQKGEILTWGSFSKGALGNWHPPWASANQSTEADQLPACDQAELAEQADQDEQRSFSNLVPLPRVSRGGEQRGAFQPRIGFAARPRVGTAPRAQMRTSAARPNYQSEQDVAMPTPISIVAHAQHGAQSKKLTPVAFDIAFAGWHSSALVMQAPDVSPTLPIQRSGC; encoded by the coding sequence ATGTCGGTGCAGAACCCACTCGAACTGCCACTGCCTGTGGTGGTGGATACTCTACTACCTATGCTATCGGATCGCGACTTGGCCTCACTGCGATGCGTCTCCAAGCATGCCAAGTTGCTtgtcgaagacgaggtgctATGGAAACGCAAAGTGCTGGCCGACTTTACTTTTCCCGCGTATGCAACTGCTCGTATGGGCGGTTGGTATCGCCTCTACACCGGACTCAGCAACCCTGACATCTATGTCTGGGGTCAGGATAGCAATGGTCGACTTGGCATCACGAGACACGAGCGTTCTCAACAGATGCGCGCCCATCTCACAAATATCAGCGCAGGTATCCCTTACCCGATCAAGCTCACCTCGATGAGTGCTTCGCGACTCGGTGCATCAGAAGGCCAAGAGCAGCCCGCGGGCGCCGtggtcgagatcatcgCCGGAGGTTGGTCATTCCATGCTCGAACCTCGACGGGCCAAGTGTGGGCTTGGGGCACAATGAATGGTGAAGTAAGCGCAACTTCGATCGATACCCTATGTCACCCGGGCAAAGTGGTATCCACGCCACAGCCGATAAAAAATCTGCCGCCAATCCGATCGCTTTCGGGCGGACGCCATCACGCCGTTGCGCTGTCTCATGACAACCGGCTTTTGGAATGGTCAGCGTGGGGTACCATTTGGGAGCACGTCGGCTTTCCAGCTCATCTCATCGCTCCTCCAAACTCCAAGACTAGCATCACAAGTCAGAACGACATTGTACCCATCACCAACGTCAAACAGCTCGAAGCCGGGTGGTATTTCTCAGCGATCCTCACGCAGACGGGCGAAATCTGGCTGTGGCGCACAAATTGGAGCCAAGCTGTTTTTCGCGGCTACCAGACGGCCGAAGAACCAGCGTCGCCCTCTGCGCCTGGCGGCGCCCACACCAAGACGTGGCGACTCGATATCACTCCTGTTCGATTGCCACCAATCGTCCTCgacgctgagcagcaagagcgagagcatctTGCCAACAAAGTCGTACAGATCGCAGCAGGAGAAGACTTCATCGTTGCTCTGACACAAGCTGGAACGTTGCACAGACTCGATATGAGTCACTATCGGACGCGGGAAGAGGATGGTCTTGTGAATCAACAACTTTTTGACCACTTGCATCGTGAGCATCGTGATGGTGTCGAGACGCATGCGCAGTCTGGACGCTTGCTAGATTTGACGTCTCGCTTTCACGTGTTTCTCGAGTCTCGAGCAAAGTGGGAGAGGCTGGCAGCTTTTGAAGATCCACAGGGTCTGCCGGGTTTCGACTCTGCGTGGCTGAAAGATGGGCGAGGAGCCCAAGGAAGCGTGGGCGGCATTTCGCACATTTCGGCGCAATTTCGGACATTTGTCGTTTTCCACACTGTCAAGCCAGCCAAACGGCCGCAATGGCGGGATGGGCAGCCAGCAGTGCTGGAAACCGACCAGGACGCACAGACGCTTGTGTTGCTGGGATCGTCCATGTCGGCGTCTCCCGAGCTAATCCCACAACTGCAGGCTCGCGGCGTAATCAAAGTGACCATGGGCGACTATCATTATGGAGCGCTGACGCAGAAGGGCGAGATTCTCACATGGGGGTCGTTCAGCAAGGGTGCGTTGGGCAACTGGCATCCACCGTGGGCGTCGGCGAATCAGTCCACCGAGGCGGATCAACTACCAGCGTGCGATCAAGCCGAGCTagccgagcaagccgaCCAAGATGAGCAACGCTCGTTTTCGAACCTCGTTCCGCTCCCTCGGGTCTCGCGTGGCGGTGAACAGAGAGGTGCTTTCCAGCCCAGAATCGGGTTCGCCGCACGTCCAAGAGTTGGCACCGCTCCTCGCGCACAAATGCGCACATCAGCCGCGCGCCCCAATTACCAGTCCGAGCAGGACGTTGCTATGCCGACACccatcagcatcgtcgctcACGCGCAGCATGGCGCACAGAGTAAGAAGCTCACTCCGGTTGCGTTCGATATCGCATTTGCCGGATGGCATTCCTCAGCGCTCGTCATGCAGGCACCCGATGTTTCTCCAACGCTCCCGATCCAGCGCAGTGGATGCTGA